From a single Raphanus sativus cultivar WK10039 chromosome 3, ASM80110v3, whole genome shotgun sequence genomic region:
- the LOC108846724 gene encoding casparian strip membrane protein 5 isoform X1, producing the protein MKSGQAEIDESSKGTQKRGLMSRRIAIFEFLLRIIAFFNTISSAILMATTNETLPFFTQFIRFHADYNDLPALTFFVVANAVVSGYLILSLPLAFVHIVKKKTENSRILLIVLDVAMGGLLASGASSAAAIVYLAHNGNNNTNWFPVCQQFNSFCERTSGSLIGSFIAVALLILLIILSAFALSRRH; encoded by the exons ATGAAGTCTGGTCAGGCTGAGATCGATGAATCAAGCAAAGGTACCCAAAAGAGAGGTTTGATGAGCAGAAGAATCGCGATTTTCGAGTTTCTCCTAAGGATTATCGCCTTTTTCAACACCATAAGTAGTGCAATCCTCATGGCAACAACAAACGAAACTCTGCCTTTCTTTACTCAGTTCATACGGTTCCATGCCGACTACAACGATCTTCCAGCTTTAAC GTTCTTTGTGGTTGCAAATGCTGTTGTAAGTGGCTACCTCATATTGTCACTACCTTTAGCATTTGTTCACATCGTCAAGAAAAAAACTGAGAACAGTAGAATACTTCTTATCGTTCTTGATGTC GCAATGGGTGGTCTTCTAGCTTCTGGAGCATCCTCAGCAGCAGCTATTGTCTACTTGGCACACAATGGGAACAATAACACAAACTGGTTCCCTGTTTGTCAGCAATTCAACTCCTTCTGTGAACGTACCTCAGGGTCTTTGATTGGATCTTTCATTGCCGTTGCCCTCCTTATTCTTCTCATTATCCTATCGGCTTTTGCTCTTTCTCGACGCCATTGA
- the LOC108846724 gene encoding casparian strip membrane protein 5 isoform X2: protein MKSGQAEIDESSKGTQKRGLMSRRIAIFEFLLRIIAFFNTISSAILMATTNETLPFFTQFIRFHADYNDLPALTFFVVANAVAMGGLLASGASSAAAIVYLAHNGNNNTNWFPVCQQFNSFCERTSGSLIGSFIAVALLILLIILSAFALSRRH from the exons ATGAAGTCTGGTCAGGCTGAGATCGATGAATCAAGCAAAGGTACCCAAAAGAGAGGTTTGATGAGCAGAAGAATCGCGATTTTCGAGTTTCTCCTAAGGATTATCGCCTTTTTCAACACCATAAGTAGTGCAATCCTCATGGCAACAACAAACGAAACTCTGCCTTTCTTTACTCAGTTCATACGGTTCCATGCCGACTACAACGATCTTCCAGCTTTAAC GTTCTTTGTGGTTGCAAATGCTGTT GCAATGGGTGGTCTTCTAGCTTCTGGAGCATCCTCAGCAGCAGCTATTGTCTACTTGGCACACAATGGGAACAATAACACAAACTGGTTCCCTGTTTGTCAGCAATTCAACTCCTTCTGTGAACGTACCTCAGGGTCTTTGATTGGATCTTTCATTGCCGTTGCCCTCCTTATTCTTCTCATTATCCTATCGGCTTTTGCTCTTTCTCGACGCCATTGA